One region of Microbacterium sp. M28 genomic DNA includes:
- a CDS encoding glycosyltransferase → MELDVTVIVPTFNERDNIAELVSRVGVALEGRRAEILVIDDSTDATAAEVEHVAASASLPVRVIHREQNTGGLGGAVVLGLAEAGADICVVMDGDLQHPPELIPAMLDRHAAGGADVVAASRYIGGGDSQGLGTTVRFGVSRAATWLTKAMFPRRLARSTDPMTGYFLVDRRRIDVAELRPQGFKILLEILARSDVRIAEVPMEFAERRHGTSKASLRQGATFVAHLTRLRFGKMSLFALIGLLGAVANLAIMWILTAAGMPYVWAAIIGAEVTIIGNFLLQERFVFADMRSDARSLGARFAASFVFNNVEAALRIPVMALMVESWHISSVLATAISLVVAFFARFLFHSLVVYAPKRARVRGDAGAEAAEPKPDTATLRIIRAIDAEAMKPGEL, encoded by the coding sequence ATGGAACTCGACGTCACCGTGATCGTCCCCACCTTCAACGAACGCGACAACATCGCCGAGCTCGTGTCCCGGGTCGGGGTGGCGCTCGAGGGCCGGCGGGCCGAGATCCTCGTCATCGACGACAGCACCGATGCCACGGCGGCTGAGGTCGAGCACGTCGCGGCATCCGCTTCCCTCCCGGTGCGGGTGATCCATCGGGAGCAGAACACGGGCGGGCTCGGCGGCGCGGTCGTCCTCGGGCTGGCGGAGGCCGGGGCGGACATCTGCGTCGTCATGGACGGCGACCTGCAGCATCCGCCCGAGCTCATCCCGGCGATGCTCGATCGGCACGCCGCGGGGGGAGCCGACGTGGTGGCGGCATCGCGCTACATCGGGGGAGGCGACTCCCAGGGCCTCGGGACGACAGTCCGCTTCGGCGTCTCGAGAGCTGCGACCTGGCTGACCAAGGCGATGTTCCCTCGGCGACTCGCACGCAGCACCGATCCGATGACCGGCTACTTCCTCGTCGACCGGCGGCGGATCGACGTCGCCGAACTCAGGCCGCAGGGGTTCAAGATCCTGCTCGAGATCCTCGCGCGCTCCGACGTGCGCATCGCCGAGGTGCCGATGGAGTTCGCGGAGCGCCGGCACGGGACCTCCAAGGCGAGCCTGCGCCAGGGCGCGACGTTCGTCGCGCACCTGACCCGCCTCCGGTTCGGCAAGATGTCGCTGTTCGCCCTCATCGGGCTGCTCGGTGCCGTCGCGAATCTCGCCATCATGTGGATCCTGACCGCGGCCGGCATGCCCTACGTCTGGGCGGCGATCATCGGCGCAGAGGTGACCATCATCGGCAACTTCCTGCTGCAGGAGCGTTTCGTCTTCGCGGACATGCGCTCGGATGCCCGCTCGCTCGGCGCACGCTTCGCGGCGTCGTTCGTCTTCAACAACGTCGAGGCCGCGCTGCGGATCCCGGTGATGGCGCTCATGGTCGAGTCGTGGCACATCTCGAGCGTCCTGGCCACAGCGATCTCGCTCGTCGTGGCGTTCTTCGCGCGATTCCTGTTCCATTCGCTAGTCGTCTACGCACCGAAGCGCGCGCGGGTGCGCGGGGATGCCGGGGCGGAGGCCGCCGAGCCGAAGCCGGACACGGCGACGCTGCGGATCATCCGGGCGATCGACGCCGAGGCGATGAAGCCGGGGGAGCTCTAG
- a CDS encoding adenylyltransferase/cytidyltransferase family protein — protein MGTRIGYAAGAFDLFHVGHLNLLRHAKQHCDVLVAGVVNDEMLREVKGIEALIPTAERAEIVRHISFVDDVHVETTPSKMDAWRDVGFTHFFKGDDWRGTEKGLRLEREFEAVGVEVVYFPYTAHTSSTALRRALDALTAGAVPALAAQR, from the coding sequence ATGGGGACGCGTATCGGCTATGCCGCCGGGGCTTTCGACCTGTTCCATGTGGGGCATCTGAATCTGCTCCGCCACGCCAAGCAGCACTGCGATGTGCTCGTCGCCGGGGTGGTGAACGACGAGATGCTCCGAGAGGTGAAGGGCATCGAGGCGCTGATCCCGACCGCGGAGCGCGCCGAGATCGTGCGTCACATCTCGTTCGTCGACGACGTGCACGTCGAGACGACGCCCTCGAAGATGGACGCCTGGCGCGACGTCGGATTCACGCACTTCTTCAAGGGCGACGACTGGCGCGGCACCGAGAAGGGTCTCCGCCTCGAGCGCGAGTTCGAGGCCGTCGGAGTCGAGGTCGTGTACTTCCCGTACACCGCGCACACCTCCAGCACCGCTCTGCGGCGAGCGCTCGACGCCCTCACAGCCGGAGCCGTGCCCGCGCTGGCCGCTCAGCGCTAG
- a CDS encoding glutaredoxin family protein: MTTPATDSITLFGADWCRDCIRTKKQLDELGIGYTYIDLVADPSAADVAKEISGRTNIPVVVYPDASHHVEPSNADVEAKLRELSLI, from the coding sequence ATGACCACCCCCGCGACTGATTCGATCACCCTGTTCGGCGCCGACTGGTGCCGCGACTGCATCCGCACCAAGAAGCAGCTCGACGAACTCGGCATCGGCTACACCTACATCGACCTCGTGGCCGACCCCTCCGCCGCGGACGTCGCCAAGGAGATCTCCGGGCGCACGAACATCCCCGTCGTCGTCTACCCGGATGCGTCGCACCACGTCGAGCCGTCGAACGCGGACGTCGAGGCGAAGCTCCGCGAACTGTCGCTGATCTGA